A single region of the Bacillus sp. DX3.1 genome encodes:
- a CDS encoding Tn3 family transposase, with the protein MRKKEPLKLRFFFHFPNPTENDREKQRKIIKYNHLVANCLIFYNVFSLSRILHNYIQSGCEYDEELISYLSPYITVHVNRFGEYRIDSNRKTPQLPFDVVIR; encoded by the coding sequence ATTAGAAAAAAAGAACCTTTAAAATTAAGGTTCTTTTTTCATTTTCCTAATCCTACAGAAAATGATCGAGAAAAGCAACGGAAAATCATTAAATATAATCATTTAGTTGCAAATTGCCTCATTTTTTATAATGTATTTTCTTTATCTCGTATTCTTCATAATTACATACAAAGTGGGTGTGAATATGATGAAGAATTAATATCGTATTTAAGCCCTTATATAACCGTACATGTAAATCGTTTTGGAGAATATCGTATTGATTCTAACCGAAAAACACCCCAACTCCCGTTTGATGTAGTAATTAGGTAA
- a CDS encoding 5'-nucleotidase C-terminal domain-containing protein yields the protein MPKMKWKNYVCYFVILILLGTAVTVKPAISKAEESDVNITLLGTADIHGRFMPWDYALDGANMSGSLTQLYTVIKKVRQENPNTILLDAGDTIQGNSVELFNDKPQSPMMVAMNAMGYDAWAFGNHEFNFGLDTLKKVSEQYKGKTLAGNIYKENGERFLPAYTIVEKGGIKVGIIGMNTPMISDFEKGTDHLAGLVVKNPVEETKKVIKELEGKVDVMVGVMHMGLENENGIPGTGVQDIANACPEISAIFAAHMHKLVKKEVVNGVIITEPDKYGTHISRIDLTFTKQDGKLVLKDKTATALPVKNADGTTVLSDPTLEATLTPFHEYARGDANVVVAQLKGRNLVPENEIKGIPSVQIQETPLSDFFHEVMLYYSKADVVAHQIDNDYARLDVGPIKKKDIAYNYQYALGEITVYKITGKDLKDYMEWAAGYFNSSRAGDVTVSFDKTRRASKYSTNDFFGGVKYEIDLTKPYGSRITNLRSIRTNKPIKMSDVMTLGMNAYRMEALQAKGGALEGRKFEQIWSSKQENAFGETGGTIRNLAITYLKEVKNGVYTPKVMYNWKITGVDTHSSEHKAVVDLVNKGILEIPKTEDGKYTNIASINTKDSITKEEIVALSQKANINPNQFNHVKTKGEFYKKLNRIIKKI from the coding sequence ATGCCAAAAATGAAATGGAAGAACTATGTATGTTATTTTGTTATTCTTATACTTCTTGGAACAGCAGTAACAGTCAAACCAGCTATCTCTAAAGCTGAGGAATCTGATGTTAATATTACATTATTGGGTACTGCAGATATTCATGGTAGATTTATGCCTTGGGATTATGCGCTTGATGGTGCAAATATGAGTGGAAGTTTAACGCAGCTTTATACGGTTATAAAGAAGGTACGTCAAGAAAATCCAAATACCATATTATTAGATGCCGGGGATACAATTCAAGGAAACTCAGTAGAATTATTCAATGATAAGCCACAATCTCCAATGATGGTAGCGATGAATGCAATGGGATATGATGCTTGGGCATTTGGAAATCATGAATTCAACTTTGGATTAGATACATTGAAAAAAGTTAGTGAGCAATATAAGGGAAAGACGTTAGCAGGAAATATTTATAAGGAGAATGGAGAGCGTTTTCTTCCTGCATATACGATTGTTGAAAAAGGTGGAATTAAAGTTGGGATTATTGGCATGAATACACCAATGATTAGTGATTTTGAAAAAGGGACAGATCATTTGGCTGGTTTAGTGGTGAAAAATCCAGTAGAAGAGACAAAAAAGGTAATTAAAGAATTAGAAGGTAAAGTAGATGTAATGGTAGGGGTTATGCATATGGGACTAGAAAATGAGAATGGAATCCCTGGTACTGGGGTTCAAGATATTGCGAATGCTTGTCCGGAAATAAGCGCTATTTTTGCAGCTCATATGCATAAACTTGTTAAAAAAGAAGTTGTAAATGGTGTTATTATTACAGAACCAGATAAATATGGAACGCATATCTCACGTATTGACCTTACTTTTACAAAGCAAGATGGGAAGCTGGTTTTAAAAGATAAAACAGCTACCGCTTTACCTGTAAAAAATGCTGATGGAACAACGGTATTATCTGATCCTACACTTGAAGCAACACTAACACCTTTTCACGAGTATGCGAGAGGAGATGCAAATGTTGTAGTCGCTCAATTAAAGGGTAGAAATCTTGTTCCTGAAAATGAAATAAAGGGTATTCCAAGTGTGCAAATTCAAGAGACACCTTTATCAGATTTTTTTCATGAAGTCATGCTCTATTACAGCAAAGCAGATGTAGTAGCCCATCAAATTGATAACGATTATGCCCGTTTGGATGTAGGTCCTATTAAGAAGAAAGATATTGCGTATAATTACCAATATGCTTTGGGAGAAATTACAGTATATAAGATAACTGGGAAAGATTTAAAAGACTACATGGAATGGGCGGCAGGGTATTTTAACTCATCTCGTGCCGGAGATGTAACAGTTAGCTTTGATAAAACCCGCCGTGCGTCTAAATACAGTACGAACGATTTCTTTGGAGGCGTAAAATACGAAATTGACTTAACAAAACCATATGGAAGTAGAATTACAAATTTACGATCTATTCGTACAAATAAACCAATCAAAATGAGCGATGTTATGACGCTGGGAATGAATGCATATAGAATGGAGGCTCTTCAGGCAAAAGGGGGAGCTTTAGAGGGACGTAAGTTTGAACAAATTTGGTCATCTAAACAAGAGAATGCATTCGGAGAAACAGGTGGAACCATTCGTAACCTTGCTATTACATATTTAAAAGAGGTAAAGAATGGTGTATACACGCCAAAAGTTATGTATAATTGGAAAATTACTGGTGTAGATACACATTCTTCAGAGCATAAGGCTGTAGTGGATCTTGTAAATAAAGGAATTTTAGAAATTCCAAAAACAGAAGATGGAAAATATACAAATATAGCTTCTATAAATACTAAAGATTCAATTACAAAAGAAGAGATTGTAGCACTCTCTCAAAAAGCTAATATTAATCCGAATCAGTTTAATCATGTAAAAACAAAAGGTGAATTTTACAAAAAACTTAATAGGATTATTAAAAAAATATAA
- a CDS encoding IS6 family transposase, protein MGYFKGKQFEKDIILVAVGYYCRFSLSYRDVSEILKERGISIHPTTIMRWVHEYGNLIYQIWKKKNKNTLLSWRLDETYIKIKGKWCYLYRAIDKEGQTLDIQLRQKRDKQAAYAFMKRLARTFGEPTVLTTDKAPSLASAFKKLKEIGLYKNTFHRTIKYLNNIIEQDHRHVKRRFSRSLGFQSLRHASRTIKGIETVHAIYKQKRSLQPNFVFSTYNALHELLIVS, encoded by the coding sequence ATGGGATATTTTAAAGGAAAACAGTTCGAGAAAGATATTATCTTGGTAGCCGTTGGCTACTATTGTCGTTTTTCTTTAAGCTATCGCGATGTGTCTGAAATTCTCAAAGAACGTGGTATTTCTATTCATCCAACAACTATCATGCGCTGGGTTCATGAATATGGAAATCTTATCTATCAAATTTGGAAGAAGAAAAACAAAAACACATTGTTATCTTGGCGTTTGGATGAAACCTATATCAAAATTAAAGGAAAGTGGTGTTATTTATATCGAGCAATTGATAAAGAGGGACAAACACTTGATATTCAACTTCGTCAAAAACGAGACAAACAAGCAGCATATGCTTTTATGAAAAGACTCGCTCGAACTTTTGGAGAACCAACGGTTCTGACGACAGATAAGGCTCCTTCTTTAGCTTCCGCATTCAAAAAATTAAAGGAGATAGGTCTTTACAAAAATACCTTTCATCGTACAATAAAGTACCTCAATAATATCATCGAGCAAGATCATCGACATGTGAAACGTCGATTTTCCCGTTCCTTAGGCTTTCAAAGTCTTCGCCATGCCTCACGTACTATTAAAGGTATAGAAACTGTTCATGCCATATACAAACAAAAGCGAAGTCTTCAACCAAACTTCGTTTTTTCGACGTATAACGCATTACATGAATTATTAATAGTTTCATAA
- a CDS encoding helix-turn-helix transcriptional regulator, with protein MKNRIKELRLKHGITQQELADKVFVSSRTIISLEKQQYNPSVLLAYRISVVFNLSIEEAFIFEEDD; from the coding sequence ATGAAAAATAGAATAAAAGAGTTGCGTTTAAAACATGGAATAACACAACAAGAATTAGCTGATAAAGTATTTGTATCTTCACGAACGATTATTTCGTTAGAAAAACAACAATATAATCCATCTGTTTTACTAGCATATAGAATATCTGTGGTTTTTAACCTATCAATTGAAGAAGCTTTTATATTTGAAGAAGATGACTAA
- a CDS encoding IS6 family transposase: protein MEKQNLFKWKHHQPELILLTVRWYLRYNLSFRNLVEMMEERGVSIAHTTIMRWVHQYGPQLEEKVRYHLKSTNDSWRVDETYIKVKGQWMYLYRAVDSEGNTIDFYLSKSRDKQAAKRFFKKALAFSYVSKPRVITVDKNPAYPVAMQELKKESHMPEGIQLRQVRYLNNIVEQDHRFIKKRVRSMLGFKGSGANLECCQNTHKNMRLITNIQSLQSIKIWIFILIPEQLIYIKI from the coding sequence ATGGAAAAGCAAAACTTATTCAAGTGGAAACACCATCAGCCTGAACTAATCTTATTAACAGTAAGATGGTACCTGCGGTACAATTTAAGCTTTCGTAACCTGGTGGAAATGATGGAAGAACGAGGAGTATCAATCGCTCACACAACCATTATGCGTTGGGTTCATCAATATGGGCCTCAATTAGAAGAGAAAGTACGATATCATCTTAAATCAACAAATGACTCATGGAGAGTTGATGAAACCTATATCAAAGTAAAAGGTCAATGGATGTATTTATATCGTGCTGTAGATTCCGAAGGGAACACCATTGATTTTTATCTTAGTAAATCAAGAGATAAACAAGCAGCCAAGCGCTTTTTCAAGAAAGCCTTGGCTTTTTCGTATGTTTCTAAACCTCGTGTGATAACAGTAGATAAGAACCCTGCCTACCCTGTAGCGATGCAAGAGTTGAAAAAAGAGAGCCATATGCCCGAAGGCATACAACTAAGACAAGTTAGATATCTTAATAATATAGTGGAACAAGATCATCGTTTTATCAAGAAACGTGTGCGTTCTATGTTGGGATTTAAGGGCTCTGGTGCAAACCTCGAATGCTGTCAAAATACACACAAAAATATGAGATTAATTACGAACATTCAATCTTTACAAAGTATAAAAATATGGATTTTTATACTAATTCCCGAACAACTCATTTACATAAAAATATAA
- a CDS encoding zinc dependent phospholipase C family protein: protein MKKFASTLCIAGVTLTILGVSPQSSYAHLDQIDLTENDPITAGWSAEAPYHSDKSTHLWIAKQAIEIMKTESNVETNKQAVDFLNYPQYKDLFSKGLYDADYNAEFNDGGTGIGGVFKGGWKSHFYDPDTKENYRGETNPTALTQGKKYFYESGEHLRNKDYEKAFYYLGVATHYFTDATQPMHAANFTAIDTRAIKYHSYFENYVTTIQDQFAVNTGGNYNDSLSTPEEWIDYAARVAKPEIQNITNDKTFKYYNSGKAQLWQEMVTPAVQRSLGEAQRNTAGFLNLWFKTFTENVKAPSIETALIYDIEGNVIEAGKNYYIVPSESPYQGLTFEWYVANRYDYVSLANKENNALSGTPIEFEFYKENDAKLHHGESIYLRMKHSNYDQFQYLNWSNYSSWIHLAQKSDSLADFKIKINPDNPTEYNIFTDDYPLNYENINAEKNWIVLGEKKQKPSSWKFIPVR from the coding sequence ATGAAAAAATTCGCATCAACACTATGTATAGCTGGAGTGACTTTAACTATTTTAGGAGTATCTCCTCAAAGTAGCTATGCTCATCTCGATCAAATTGATTTAACTGAGAATGATCCTATTACTGCAGGATGGTCTGCAGAAGCTCCGTATCATTCTGATAAAAGTACACATTTATGGATTGCAAAACAAGCTATTGAAATTATGAAAACAGAATCTAATGTTGAAACAAATAAGCAGGCTGTGGACTTCTTAAATTATCCGCAATATAAAGATCTATTTTCTAAAGGATTATATGATGCAGATTATAATGCAGAGTTTAACGATGGTGGAACAGGAATAGGCGGCGTTTTTAAAGGCGGATGGAAATCTCATTTTTATGATCCTGATACTAAAGAAAATTATAGAGGAGAAACAAATCCAACGGCTCTTACACAAGGCAAGAAATACTTTTATGAATCTGGAGAACATTTACGAAATAAAGACTATGAAAAAGCTTTCTATTACTTAGGAGTAGCCACGCACTACTTTACAGATGCTACCCAACCTATGCATGCAGCAAATTTTACCGCAATTGATACGAGAGCTATAAAATATCATAGCTACTTTGAAAATTATGTTACAACCATTCAAGATCAATTTGCAGTCAATACTGGAGGGAATTATAACGACTCTCTATCCACACCTGAAGAATGGATTGATTATGCAGCCCGAGTAGCTAAACCTGAAATCCAAAATATTACTAATGATAAAACATTTAAGTATTATAATAGTGGTAAGGCGCAATTGTGGCAAGAAATGGTTACCCCAGCTGTGCAGCGAAGCTTAGGAGAAGCTCAGCGCAATACAGCAGGTTTCTTAAATCTTTGGTTTAAAACTTTTACTGAAAATGTGAAAGCTCCAAGTATAGAGACTGCATTAATCTATGATATAGAAGGTAACGTCATAGAAGCAGGGAAAAACTATTATATCGTACCAAGTGAATCTCCTTATCAAGGTCTAACATTTGAATGGTATGTAGCAAACCGTTACGATTATGTCTCACTTGCAAATAAAGAAAACAATGCTTTATCTGGTACACCTATAGAATTTGAATTCTACAAAGAAAATGATGCAAAGCTACACCACGGGGAGAGTATATATCTTCGCATGAAGCACTCAAATTACGATCAATTTCAATATTTAAATTGGTCTAATTATTCTAGTTGGATTCACCTTGCTCAAAAATCTGATAGTTTAGCTGACTTTAAAATTAAAATTAACCCGGATAATCCTACAGAATATAATATTTTTACAGATGACTATCCATTAAATTATGAAAATATAAATGCAGAGAAAAATTGGATCGTACTAGGTGAAAAAAAACAAAAACCTAGCTCATGGAAGTTTATACCTGTTAGATAA
- a CDS encoding IS6 family transposase, whose amino-acid sequence MTKPVDFKWKRYEPEMILLAVRWYLRYSLSYRDLIEMMEERGLSIAHTTIMRWVHRYGSELDKRVRRHLKKTNDSWRVDETYIKVKGKWMYLYRAVDSEGNTVDFYLSKNRKAKSAKRFFKKALASCHTSKPRVLTVDKNPAYPKAVKQSQKEGNLSLGTQLRQIKYLNNMVEQDHRFIKKRIRYMLGFQSLQTASTTLAGIEAMHMIKKGQTLQGKKSVRNQIQLINTLFGLIA is encoded by the coding sequence ATGACAAAACCAGTAGATTTTAAATGGAAGCGTTATGAGCCGGAGATGATTCTGTTAGCAGTTAGATGGTACCTCCGGTACAGTTTAAGTTATCGAGATTTGATAGAAATGATGGAAGAACGTGGTTTATCCATTGCTCATACAACGATTATGCGCTGGGTTCATCGATATGGATCGGAGCTAGATAAACGCGTTCGTCGTCATTTAAAGAAAACAAATGATTCTTGGCGTGTCGATGAAACCTATATCAAAGTGAAAGGAAAATGGATGTACTTATATCGTGCGGTGGATTCCGAAGGAAACACTGTTGATTTTTATTTAAGTAAAAATAGAAAAGCAAAATCAGCTAAACGCTTCTTCAAAAAAGCCTTAGCTTCTTGTCATACCTCAAAACCTCGTGTGCTCACAGTTGATAAAAATCCAGCCTATCCAAAAGCCGTGAAACAATCACAAAAAGAAGGAAACCTATCATTAGGAACCCAGTTACGACAAATAAAATATCTAAACAATATGGTCGAACAAGACCATCGGTTTATCAAAAAACGAATCCGGTATATGCTTGGATTTCAGTCTCTCCAAACCGCGTCAACGACGCTGGCTGGTATTGAAGCTATGCATATGATCAAGAAGGGACAAACTCTTCAAGGAAAGAAGTCTGTCCGAAATCAGATACAACTTATCAATACTCTCTTCGGTCTCATTGCATAA
- a CDS encoding recombinase family protein: MVYGYARVSAQDQNLDTQIEQLMKYGVDEIIKEKISGVTKQKPELDTILSKLTTGDTLVVTRMDRLGRNTIQLLQLVEQLREKDVHFAILNLGIDTRTPTGKFFLTVMAAFSELDREMIREKQRAGIKLAKQKGVYRGRLKKYTDKHPGMNHAIELRKHTKKTVKEICQITGVSQAALYRRLKELE; encoded by the coding sequence ATGGTCTATGGATACGCTCGTGTAAGTGCACAAGATCAAAATCTAGATACACAGATCGAACAGCTCATGAAATATGGAGTAGATGAAATTATAAAAGAGAAAATAAGTGGAGTAACAAAACAAAAGCCAGAGTTAGACACTATACTTTCAAAACTAACTACTGGGGATACTTTGGTCGTAACTAGAATGGATCGTTTAGGTCGAAATACCATTCAGCTATTACAATTAGTAGAACAACTTCGGGAAAAGGATGTTCACTTTGCGATTTTAAATTTAGGAATAGATACTAGAACTCCAACAGGAAAATTCTTTTTAACTGTCATGGCTGCCTTTAGTGAACTAGATCGAGAAATGATTAGAGAAAAACAACGTGCGGGAATAAAGTTAGCGAAACAAAAAGGAGTGTATAGAGGAAGATTGAAGAAATACACGGATAAGCACCCAGGTATGAATCATGCGATTGAATTAAGGAAGCATACCAAAAAAACTGTTAAGGAAATATGCCAAATTACAGGAGTGAGTCAGGCCGCTCTGTATCGTAGATTAAAAGAACTTGAATAA
- a CDS encoding SEC-C metal-binding domain-containing protein, whose translation MYPLGSKEHPIIVKVSSQTRAEKVAAICEAYNFYYIVGLEFNEDISDLKKAIKDCSRPANIYENCPCNSGKKYKFCCMNKEVELDI comes from the coding sequence ATGTATCCACTAGGTTCGAAAGAACATCCCATCATCGTAAAGGTTTCGTCTCAAACAAGAGCAGAGAAAGTGGCTGCGATTTGTGAGGCATACAATTTTTACTACATAGTTGGGCTAGAATTCAACGAAGATATATCGGATTTAAAAAAAGCAATCAAAGATTGCTCCAGACCAGCAAATATTTATGAGAATTGCCCTTGTAACAGTGGGAAGAAATACAAGTTTTGTTGCATGAACAAAGAAGTTGAGTTGGACATATAA
- a CDS encoding IS6 family transposase, with translation MEKENVFKWKHYQPEMILLTVRWYLRYNLSFRDVSEILKERGVSVHPTTIMRWVHEYGNLIYQIWKKKNKNVQLSWKLDETYIKVKGKWCYLYRAIDKDGHTLDIQLRKKRDYQAAHAFMKRLVKTFGEPTVLTTDKAPALLCAFNKLRKQGFYSNTTHCTIKHLNNLIEQDHRHVKRCFAKSSGFQNLRHASRTIKGIETVHALYKQRRSLQIDSAFSVYHELQQLLVAA, from the coding sequence ATGGAAAAGGAGAATGTATTCAAATGGAAGCATTACCAGCCTGAGATGATCCTTCTTACAGTGAGATGGTACCTACGGTATAATCTCAGCTTTCGTGATGTCTCTGAAATTCTGAAAGAACGTGGTGTTTCGGTTCACCCGACAACCATCATGCGTTGGGTTCACGAATATGGAAACCTTATTTATCAAATTTGGAAGAAGAAAAATAAAAACGTCCAATTATCTTGGAAGCTAGATGAAACCTATATAAAAGTCAAAGGAAAATGGTGTTATTTATATCGGGCAATAGATAAAGATGGGCACACATTGGATATTCAACTTCGTAAAAAACGGGATTATCAGGCTGCCCATGCCTTTATGAAAAGGTTAGTGAAAACATTTGGCGAACCAACGGTTCTCACAACAGACAAAGCGCCGGCATTACTATGCGCATTTAATAAATTAAGAAAACAAGGTTTTTATTCAAATACAACTCATTGTACAATCAAACATTTGAACAATCTCATCGAACAGGACCATCGACATGTCAAGAGATGTTTTGCCAAATCCTCCGGATTTCAAAATCTACGTCATGCTTCACGTACGATAAAAGGAATCGAAACCGTTCATGCCCTGTATAAACAAAGGCGAAGTCTTCAAATAGACTCCGCCTTTTCGGTGTATCATGAATTACAGCAATTACTAGTAGCCGCATAA